Sequence from the Helianthus annuus cultivar XRQ/B chromosome 13, HanXRQr2.0-SUNRISE, whole genome shotgun sequence genome:
CAATAGGATTaatgttgctttttcttttttttttttttttttaataattggaaggggcattatttgggcattatcccCACTACACCTCTTTTtctataatgcccccttgctgactaggacgccacatggcgcaaaacgccccatggtgggggcattatagtgtatcaccactacacatggtctaacaaTTTCAAACCCATATATAATAGAACAAAGACCATTTGCGACCATTAACTCAGACCATCAATTCAATGGCGTCTATGGCATACCAACCAAACCCTCCAGCGGTTCCTGAGTGGCTCAACAAAGGCGACAACGCATGGCAGCTAACCGCATCCACACTGGTGGGGTTACAAAGCATGCCAGGGCTCGTGATCCTCTACGCCTCCATCGTCAAAAAGAAATGGGCAGTCAACTCCGCCTTCATGGCCCTCTACGCCTTCGCCGCTGTCCTCATCTGCTGGGTCCTCCTCTGCTATCGTATGGCTTTCGGTGACCAGCTGTTCCCGTTCTGGGGTAAGGGTGCGCCTGCGTTGGGCCAGAAGTATCTCATCCGTCAGGCCAAGATACCCGAGAGCACCCAGCATGGTAGAAGCAATGAACCCTTTTATCCTATGGCCACCATGGTCTACTTTCAGTTCAACTTTGCGGCCATCACGATGATTCTGCTGGCTGGGTCTGTTCTGGGGAGGATGAATATTAGAGCCTGGATGGCTTTTGTTCCGCTGTGGTTGGTTTTTTCGTACACGGTGGGCGCGTTTAGTCTGTGGGGTGGTGGCTTTTTGTTTCAGTGGGGGGTTATTGACTATTCTGGTGGCTATGTTATTCATCTTTCATCAGGGATCGCTGGTTTTACTGCAGCCTACTGGGTAAttaattcctttatctattgagttaaatgtcattttagttggGTAATTCTTTTATCTATCGAGTTAAATGTCATATATTTTAGTATATGTGGCTTAAGTCATTTTGTCAGcttcaaaggtttcatttttcatctATGGATAAAAAAAGATTTcattgttgtcattttagtccattagGTTTACTTtattcattttttctgttaacgagaagacaattcggtcattttatatgtaattctgtaaACTAGAatggcaattcagccatataaaatgaccgaattgcctttctcgttaacagaaataatggatgaagttaacccagtggactaaaatgacaacggagAAACTTTTTTGTACACACAAAcgaaaaataaaacatttggactaaactgtcaaaatagcacaaaacacagggactaaaatggcatttaactatTATCTATTTGTGTTTATTATCcttttttagagttaaatgtcattttagtttttatgatttgggtcatttttcaaatttagtccaaaggtttgatacgttgtcattttagtccaaatagtttcaaacgttgtcattttagtgCACTGTGTTAACTCTATCCATTTTTCCTATTAACTAGAAGGGCATTTCAATCATTTTATATGACAAAATTGTTTTTCTAATTAACAGATTACGTATAAAATAACCGAATTGTTCTTTtaattaacagaaaaaatggatagagttaaccatttggactaaaatagcaacgtTTGAAACTATTTGTACTAAAATAACAATGTTTCAAACCTTTGAAATAAACTGGTAAAATGGCTCAAACCATAAGAACTAAAAtcacatttaactcttttttattAGGCGCATAGAAGAACATGAATTACAGCGAAGAAAAGATATTATTTATCAATCTGAAAGTTGAATAGATATAATATTTCTATAATTGATAAGCAACGATCATGGGGACGGATGAATAAAAGCGTCCCTGAGGCGAAGACTTTTTTTGGTCGACGCATTTAATTATACTATATTGGCCGTACATACATCCACATCCACATGCCGTGTCCATGTATATTTCCACTGTCtctgtattaaaaaaaaaaggttattCGGTTTTAATAATTCTAAATTTCATCTGTTAATCTGTTAGCCGATAATAATTAACTTTAAAAATTCTTTCCAACTTataagggtggagggtatagtcaatcatcctagggtgtttgagtgaaaTCCTATCCAATAATATTATGCCATGTTAACTCCCCATTATGGTCAATcactctagggtgtttgagtaggttaaaaaataaaaaaaaaattgtgattggttTAAAGGGGTTGGGACCCACCATTTTGTCAATCACTCTCTCTCAATCACATTCGGTGACTACACACCGATTTTGGTCACCTCTCTCCTACTCACCGAAATAGATCAACACCAGGGTATGGTCACCGAGCGGTGACTACCCCTCTGACTCACCGAAGACTATACCTATACcctaaggtagcgttcgtttcatggaatggaatggaatggaaataggaagtttttctttgtaaaattgatcttggttgggggagggatgaatttgaaatccttcactctaatgaaatttgtgactatttcaacattccttagaaatccttcactctaatgaaggaatggaatggaatgttgaaatagtcacaaatttcattgattaaagaaattcattggatttcaaattcctccctctccaaaccaagatcaattttacaaagaaaagcttcccaattccatctcattccattccatgaaacgaacacTACCTAATAATTTAGCCCCTATTAATCTTTTTAAAGGATCAATAACACTAAAAGAAATAAGATTGAATTTTGAGCTCATATTTCTTTTACTTTGCTATAACAAGTGCGTCGAAGGGTTTTATAAAGTTCTTTAATGAATGCGTCAATACTTTTTTGAACatattttataatttttctttttcttttctataACGAGTACATCGAAACCGATCGAATTCCtatcgtttttgttttttgtttatctTATTGTTTTACTTTTTTCTTATTATTTTGATGTTTCAAGCCGAGCTACGACGCAAATAGCATTAACATATTTAGATGTCATTTTGTTTAATTTTACGAATTTATTTATCGGTTGTCATGGTGTGTGATGAATTAAGGTTGGGCCAAGGTTGAAAAGTGACAGGGAAAGGTTCCCTCCAAACAACATCCTGTTGATGCTAGCGGGAGCGGGATTGCTATGGATGGGATGGTCCGGTTTCAACGGTGGAGCTCCATATGCTGCCAATATCGCAGCATCCGTTGCAGTACTAAACACAAACATATGCGCTGCGACGAGCCTTTTGGTCTGGACCACTCTTGATGTGGTTTTCTTTGGAAAGCCATCCGTCATCGGTGCTATTCAAGGTATGATGACAGGCCTCGTGTGCGTCACACCGGGAGCAGGAGTGGTGCAATCATGGGCTGCCATTGTCATGGGTATACTTTCGGGTAGTATTCCTTGGTTTACCATGATGATCCTTCACAAGAAATCTGTATTGCTTCAAAAGGTATTCAAATTTGTATATTTAGTTTTCAAATTCATTGCCACTTTTGAAATTTAGTAACAAAGATTAGTCTTGTAGAAATTATCACTATTATAATCATAACATTTGATTTGGAAAAGTACAAATCACATATTTTACTTTGAAATACATCAAGTGCAAGTGCAAGGTCAAAGTCTATGTCTCAAGGCCAAGCATATCAAAACTGACTAGTACCTTGTCttcgattttttttatatatataaattatttgtccttttcttttcttataaaaattaaaatttgacTCATCATGAAAAGAATAGTGAGTAGTCGTCGTCATACACTGGCAATACGTGTACATATAATAACTAATTTGGACCATCAATATCTTATCTAGTACTACAATGTTTTTTAACATTTCATTCCTACAACTAATTTAAATCATCAATAATATGTTATCTAGTACTATAAGTCTATAATATTGTTGACATAAAATTAATTTAGTACTTGATTGTATGTATATAGGTGGATGATACATTGGGTGTGTTTCACACGCATGCCGTAGCTGGTTTAATGGGTGGGTTGTTGACGGGTTTACTAGCCGAGCCCACGCTATGCAACATAGTTTTGCCGGTTACTGGTTCAAGGGGTGCATTTTATGGTAAAGATGGAGGGAAACAGTTCCTAAAACAAATAGTAGCTGCTTTATTTGTAATTGGGTGGAACCTTGTATCAACTACCATTATTCTTCTAGTTATTAAGATATTTATTCCACTGAGGATGCCTGATAATGAGTTGATGATTGGTGATGATGCTGTTCATGGAGAGGAGGCGTATGCATTGTGGGGTGATGGTGAAAAATATGATCCAACTAGACATGGGACAATTTTCGGAGCAGCCGAGATAACACCAAACGATTACGGAAATGGGCCAGCCAGAGGTGTTACTATTAACTTGTAGGTTCATCATGTATTTGTTGTATTGGCATTGTTGTGTGTATTTGTTGATTGCTTGAAAATGAGATGTTTTTACGTATTAAAACTCGGAATGATCACTACACATTAATTGATTAAGGaggttaacttttttttttctaacgtCAAAAGGGTGTTATTGAAATAAGAACTAGCCAGAAGGTAGCCCAAATGTTACAAGATACAAGTGAAGCACAAAAAACAAACCAACCAAAGGACTTTAATCTATAAAATATGTAAAGATTCTATccaaaatatgaaataaaacaagcaATTGACACAGTTGGCTTGAAGGACTCGCTATGTAGCGAAAGCCAAACCCAAGGACACAAACatccattttttttaaaatagtgaATTATGTTGATCCCGCCACCATACCTTAGAAACGCAAATTACACTTTACTCTATAAAATATGTAAAGATTCTATCCAAAATATACAATATTATCATAGACTTcgtatataatatattaaactatTTATATAACGATCATCATTATTTGGAAATTTATATTATCAATGTTATGTTGTCTCATTTAATATATGTTATGTTGTATCATATATATATCAACACATAGAATCTTTGACCAAGTCATTTATTTTTAAGTAATGTTTCAACGTATTTTTGATGATTCGGCTCGATCCTTTAGGATGATCTCTTTAGTGACGATATCTTATGTTACGTGTTTGAAAGTCCACATTCAAGCGTACCCAATGTGTAGTTGGCCATTGAAAGAAAAGCGTACCCAATGTGTAAGTGTAACTAGTTGTAACCAAAGAATCAAAGGTACTAAAGGAACAAAAGCCAATCCCAAATCAAAGAACTAGTTGTAACATGATCAATAGAACAAGACAAACCCAGCCAACCTAAGAGGTGGATAGTTATCTAAACATCAATACATATTGCTTCATGGTTTGTACCTCTTAACATATATCTTTAATCCATGTATTATATTACCTTGGTCTTTAGTTCGGTCCGGATTAGACCAGTCTAGGGGTGAAAAAAACAAATTTTGCAACCGATAGCTTAATAACCGGTTTATATTAGAAACAAAAAACTGTAGGTTTGAGACTAGTGTTAGGATTTGAGAGTAAACCGGTGTTTTTAACCAATTTTGTACCTAAATAATAACCGGTTATTAccatttaacaaaaaaaatatagcTGTTGGTAACGGCTATATAGCCATTTAAAGCTGGTAGGATGGGTTTTTTAACCATTTTGTTCTGATATGTTTGTACACATAGGCATTTGTATATTGGTTTGATCACAACACTTTTCTAGCTccgaaaaacacaaaaaatgctCACACTTAAAGTCTCAATCCGTTCACATGACTAGCTCAAGTTCTCAAGGTTCCTTTAAAGTCGGCGCTTCCTTGAGTGAAGTAACCATGGTGAGGATCAAACCAACTTCGAGGAACCCAAAGGTTTTTCAAAATTCGATTAATGTGAAATATCCAACGGTAGACAATAGACTCGATGCAAGGATTGTCGTTCGTTTCTCAACGTCTCATCCAACTCCACATTGAAAAGTCAATTGGAAAAACATTGCAAGGTAGTGAAAACCAATCCGGCTTATGGTATTATTCTTAAGGAACATATTAATAGATGTTATTCCTTTATTGGGCCTGGAGAAATTGGACTTTACTATACAGTCACAAGAAGCATGGTATTAGGCCCAAATCTATTATTTTGGGCGAATGTCAGTTTGAAATGTGAAAATTGATATATACATTCTTTTGGCTTAGTTGGCACTTGGCAGTTGGCATGCATGGATCATTGTTTGGATGATTGGCCTGGCCACTGGCGGAAGTTCGTGGAGGCCCGGGGGTGCTAGGCCCCAATCGATTTTTCGCTCGTAGTGTTTAGTTTTACCGAAactttttgaaaatctttttttagtgtaaaatattgaAATTTTAAGAGTCTGGCCCCATTGATTTAGATTTTGAGAGTCCGGCCCCTACTGAGTTTTcgttcaagcttcgccactgggcCTGGCTCGCCGAAGTTTAGTTGATAAATGATGTTAGTTGGCGCCAAAAGCTTATTCTTAGCGGATGGGCCTGGATAGGTTTTTAATTGATACAATGGAATCGGATATAGTCTTTCATAGCAGATTGGGTTGTGATTTTGTAAGCTGATTTGGGTTTACAAGGGTCTGGTCGAGGTGTTTTATTTGGACCGTTATTGTTGGACCCCGTTAGATGTGGGCTAGAATTTGGGCTGATGGAGTTTGGTTTAGTAGGTGTCATGTTTGGGCTATTGAGAAACATAAGAATTTAAACTTAAAATGGATCTACACTCAACTCGCTAATGAAAGACCAAAACATCAAAACGGATCAAAAGACTAATGGAAAGGATTGGTTTCAAAGCTTACAAGATGGTGTGATCTAGAGAGATGTTGGGCCTGGCCTAATTCTCCTTGTATAGGGCCCAGCTGTATTAGATGTGGCAAGAGATTGACTATAATTTTGGTGTATATAAAATTGGTTAATTATctttttcttttgtatttttttgtaGATTTATAAAAGTTTATTGGGTGCCGTAAAAAAGAATTTCAGCGCCGCCATGGACCCATGGTTAGTGATTGGATAACACGGCTATTTTAGAAAGTTTGCGGTTTTATAAATTTCACAACCCACACTTGACTTGACAATGATGATTAAAGATAAGGGGAGTCGGTATGGTTGCGGTGACCGAGCTTGGGGAATGATTTCATCGATCGGTGAATCACCCCTAGTGTTTGAATGGGGAGTGAGGAGTAGGAGAGAGAGTGTTCTTTTCGTGTATACTCACCGAAGGTGAAGAAGAACaaagggaggagagagagagagagagagagagaagaaagagaggagagagcagagaagaaacaatcaaaattttttatttttttaattgagtCGGTGTTTGAACCATACCTAGTGTTTGAGTAGAAAATAGGGAGTGAATGGGAGAGTTGCATGACTTTATATCATTGGGTAGAGAAAACTCAAATACCCTAACTCACTCCAACCATACCGTCCACCCTAAGACTCCAACCTCAAATTTAGCTAGGTTAACAGTGCTATCACCCTCATGCAAACTgaagagtaaactgctaaaatggcCATAAGGAATGTTCACTATTGTCACTTTAATTcaaaacttaaaccttttgaatctggtttcatatggtttcaattttgttaccattttcattcaaaaacaaaatttggtcagatttttcagttaatattcagttttttttgtctttttcctgatttcctcccttttaatgaagggcaaaatgatcagattcttttaatttgttataataaaacattaaatacCATTTTGCGATACATTAAAAGAGaggaaaaaagacaaaaaactaGATGTTAacaattttgattttggatgaaaatgacaacaaaattgaaaccacatggatccagattcaaaaagtttgagttttggactaaagtgtcgACCGAACCTCACGGACCATTCTGGCAGTTTACTTTACACTCTGAAAATACATTTTCATTTTCCAAACAAACCCACAGACTTTCGTTAATGGATTGtactctgtttttttttttaatgacaaaTGTTACAATAACCCTACACTTATTAATTCTAATCTGTTCAGTGACACGAGGTTGTGAATGGATGTACTTcgtatattattttattttgatatGACCTCGCTACTCTCATCTATTTTTGACCTAGTATCTTTTATCATTGATCCTTTATCTGAAATATGTATATTATTTTGTAAGAGGGTAACAGCGTAACATGTTGTTCGTCTACATCTCATTAGTCTGTAATCGTCTCTGTTTTAAATAATTTGTTTattaaaacaggttgcatattcAGTGATACTATTGAAAcactaaaaaaattataaatatccaaataaaacttaaataaaaaattgtatataaataaaatacatacaATCCTTTTAAAAATAATTGTATATTTTTTTGAAAGATAAAATATATACAATCATTTTAAAATCGacgatattaaaaaaaaaaaggcgTGATAAAAATACAATACGTAACTGTTATACTTAATTCGAGTTTGTAAGGTAGTAATCATGTCTTTTTATGATAAAAAATATATACATTAAAAAATATTTCCTAGAACGTGATTTAATccaaagttcaaatatcattctTACTAGTATTAAGAACCCTCGCGTTGCGGTGGGGGCGAACGCTAATGTCACACTACTACCAGCAaccaccgacactgaagttgcggcgtgttaatgcgaagaaattaaaccgaaacgtaaaacatagaataaaataactaagttgatctaggacttgCGCGTTACGATGAATCcgcgtctattttttcctgtttgataggttcatcgtaatctatatataatatatatcattaccactatacaaaccataatgcatacattacaacaaccattgcatcaatatgttgcaaattatatttataaaagattttggctaaattaattagattattataaataataataatttacaaataaaacaacacaactttgaatggatcaaacaGACTGAAtttggtaagataatgaaaccattatttgattaaggtgcaaccacttaagcacaatttacaaccatacatgcatacaaaataGATTGAATTTGGTTAGATAATGAAat
This genomic interval carries:
- the LOC110872159 gene encoding ammonium transporter 2 is translated as MASMAYQPNPPAVPEWLNKGDNAWQLTASTLVGLQSMPGLVILYASIVKKKWAVNSAFMALYAFAAVLICWVLLCYRMAFGDQLFPFWGKGAPALGQKYLIRQAKIPESTQHGRSNEPFYPMATMVYFQFNFAAITMILLAGSVLGRMNIRAWMAFVPLWLVFSYTVGAFSLWGGGFLFQWGVIDYSGGYVIHLSSGIAGFTAAYWVGPRLKSDRERFPPNNILLMLAGAGLLWMGWSGFNGGAPYAANIAASVAVLNTNICAATSLLVWTTLDVVFFGKPSVIGAIQGMMTGLVCVTPGAGVVQSWAAIVMGILSGSIPWFTMMILHKKSVLLQKVDDTLGVFHTHAVAGLMGGLLTGLLAEPTLCNIVLPVTGSRGAFYGKDGGKQFLKQIVAALFVIGWNLVSTTIILLVIKIFIPLRMPDNELMIGDDAVHGEEAYALWGDGEKYDPTRHGTIFGAAEITPNDYGNGPARGVTINL